Part of the Halomarina litorea genome is shown below.
GCTACCTACTCGGGACGGATTATATTCCTTCCCCTCGCTTCGCGCGTCGTCCGAGGGAGTTCAGGAGGACGGCGACGCCCAGACCGACGAGGAGTTCGCCGGTGAGGGCCACGAAGGCGGTCAGGAGGGCGACGACAGTCAGGTCGCGGGCGGGCGGGAGACGGGACACACGACGACTCGTCCCCGCACCGACATAGCGCTACCCGACGTGGGCGGCGATGTCCTCGCGGACGATGGTGTCGCAGTAGGCACACCGGACGCCCTCGTCGAGGACGTCGAAGACGCTCTCGACGGGTTCCCCCGCCGTGCTGATGCAGTTGGCGTTCGGGCAGGTGAACACGCCCGTCACCCGGTCGGGGCGGTCCACTCGGTGTTTCTCTTCGACCTCGAAGTCCCGGACGATGTTGATGGTCGCCATCGGTGCGATGAGCGAGATGACGTCCACCTCGTCCTGACTCAGTTCCCGACCCTCGACTTTCACGATGTCCTTCTTCCCGAGTTCGCCCGACGGGACGTTCATCCCGATGGACACCGTCTCGCCGCCCGACCCGTCGATGCCGAGGATGGACAGCACTTTCAGCGCGTTGCCGCCGGGGACGTGGTCGATGACCGTCCCGTCGCGAATCTTGCTGACGCGGAGTTCCCGGTCGGCGTCCTCACTCATCGCCCTCACCCCCGCTTTTCAGGAGGAGGTCGAGCAGCGCCATCCGCACGGGAACGCCGTTGTGGGCCTGCTCGAAGTACTTCGCGTGTGTGGTGGCGTCCACCTCAGGGGCGATTTCGTCTACCCGGGGCAGCGGGTGCATCACGACGAGGTCCTCGCGGGCCGCCTCAAGCGTCTCCGCGTCGATGCGGTACTCGCCGGCGACTTGCCGGTACTCGTTCTCGTCGGGGAAGCGTTCGCGCTGGATGCGCGTCACGTAGAGGACGTCGAGTTCCGGGAGAATCGCGTCGAGGTCGGTGTGTTCGCGGACCTGCGCGCCCGCCTCGTGCAGGTCGTACCGGACGCTCCGGGGCAGTCGCAGGCTCTCTGGGCTGACGAAGTGCTGGCGCGCGTCGAAGTTGGTGAGGGCGCTCGCCAGCGAGTGGACCGTCCGCCCGTACTTCAGGTCGCCCATGATGCCCACGGTGAGGTCGTCGAGCCCCGCGTTCTCGCGCATCGTATAGAGGTCGAGCAGGGTCTGGGTGGGGTGCTGGCCCGCCCCGTCGCCCGCGTTGATCAGCGGGACGTCCACGAACTCGCTGGCGAGTTTCGCCGCCCCCTCGCTCGGGTGGCGCAGGACGAGGGCGTCCGCGTACCCCGAGACGACGCGCACCGTGTCCGCGAGCGTCTCGCCTTTCTTGACCGAGGAGGACTCGACGCTCCCCATGTCCACCGTGTTCCCGCCGAGGCGCTTCATCGCCGCGTCGAAGCTCATCTTCGTCCGGGTGCTGGGTTCGAAGAAGAGGAGGCCGAGCACCCCGTCGGTTTCGGGCGTCACCTCACCGCCGTCGATGGCCGCGGCACGGTCGAGCACCGTCTCGATGTCGTCCCGCGAGAGCTGTTTCGCGCTTATCAGGTGGTCGTGCCGCATCACCTGAACCCGGTCGGGGAGGCGGCTTCAATCCCCCGGAAGACCGCCTCTCCCCCGCGACGAACCTTCAAGTAGGAAGGCGGGGCCAGTCGGCGTATGCTCGCCGTCGTCGGGGGGAAAGGTGGGGTCGGCAAGACCACGACCACGCTCGGCGTCGCCCGCGCACTCGGACGGGCCGGACGCCGGGCGGTCGCTGTCGACGCCGACCGCGACGCCCCGAACCTCGCGCGGGTCGCCGACGTCGACAGCGGGGACGGACCGGGTCGGTCGCGGGAGCACGTCGAGTCAGCGGCGTCCGCGGTCGACGCCCTCGCGGCGGGGGCGTCGGTCGGGGCAGTGGCGACGCCGGGTCCCGACCACCCCGAGGTGCTGGTCGTCCCCGGCGGTCCCGCCCCGTCGTCGGCGTACCGGGACGCGCTCTGCCGGGTGCGGGCCCACGACGGACCGGTGGTCGTCGACTGTCCGGCGGGCGCGGGCCGGGACGTGGCGCTCCCGCTTGGGCTGGCGGACCGTGCGCTGGTCGTCTCGACGTCCCGCCCGGCGGCCCTCCGCGACGCGGCGAAGACGGCGGCGATGGCCGACGCCCTCGACACCCCCCTCGTCGGGGCGGTCCTCACCCGGTGTCGGGCGGTCCCCGACGGCGTCGGTGCGCTCCTCGGAGGCGTCCCCGTCACGGCGATTCCCCCTGTCGCGGACCCGCTCGGGTCACGGGCCGTCGCCGCGACGTATCGGCGGGTGACACATCGTTTCAGCAGGCACAAGGGTTAACTATATTCACGAGAATGTCTCGTGTAGATGAGAGACCGGCTACCGACTGGAGTCGACGTGCTCGACCGGAAGCTCGACGGGGGCATCCCCGCGGGCAGCACTGTCGCGCTCTGTGCGGAGCCGGCGAGTCAGGCGGAACTCCTGCTCCACGAACTCACCGCCACGCGCGGAACGCTCTACATCACGCTCGGTCGGACCGAGGAGGCCGTCGCCGACAGCATCGCCAACTCCTCGACGCGCACCGGCGAACCGACCATCCGGCACGTCTCCGGGGACGCGCCCATCGACAACGCGGCGAAACTCGTCAGCGCGCTCCCGGAGGCGTCGAACCTCATCGTCGACCCGGTGGACGTCCTCGAACGCGAGTCACACGACCGGTACCGGAACTTTCTCAACGAACTCCAGAACCACATCCACAACACGCAGGGGCTCGCCATCCTCCACTGTCTGGCCGGCAACCACCTCCCGCAGGGCCGCGACACGACGCGCCACATGGCCGACGTGGTGTTCGACCTGGAGACGCGCGTCGGGAGCGACAGCATCGAGAACCGACTCACCGTGCCCAAGTTCCGCGGGGGCCGGGCGCTCACCGACGTGGTGAAACTCGAACTGGCCGACTCGGTGGCAATCGACACGAGCCGCGACATCGCGTAGCCGTCGGCCGCGACCCTCACGAACGTCGAACTGTTTCGCGGCGAGCGGCGCAAAAGTGCAGCATTACGAGAGAGTCATCCCCACCGACGGTTTCGCGAAAATCGACGGACGGTGCGGGTGTGAAACAGTGTGCAACGGTGTGCAACCACTCACAACGCTCTACAGGGGTTTTGCCCTCCGGGCCACCACCTGTAGGCAGATGGCCACGAGACAACCCCCTGCACACACCGACGCTCGCGGTGCTGCGTACGACCTGATGGCGAACCGGCGGCGGCGGCACGTGCTCGCGTACCTCCGTGGACACCCGCACGAGGACATCGCGATAGACGACCTCACGAGTCGGGTCATCGCCCGCGAACTCATGGACGGCGACGGGCCGGTCGACCCGGAGAGCGTCAGCGCGACGCTCCACCACGTCCACCTCCCGAAACTGGCGGACGCGGGACTCATCGAGTACGACGCCGACGCACACGTCGTCTACACGCCGCCGCTCGACGACGCCACCCCCGACGCCGACCCCGGCGTGTTCTTCGAGGGCCACTCGGCGTAGTCCGACGGCCCGCCTCGCTTTCTCTTACTCCTCGTCGAGTTCGTCGAGGATCTCGTCGGTGTCGACGTCGGCGTCCTCGAGAGCCTCCTCGATGTCCTCGCCGCCGGCACCGCCCATGCCGCCCATCATACCGCCCATGCCGCCCATCATGCCCATCCCGGAGCCGTCGATGGTCTCCTGGATGATGACGCGGTCGAGGTCGACACGGTCCATGACCTGCTGGGCGATCTGCTGCTTCTGGAACATCCACTGCTGGTTCATCGTCAGCTGCGGCGTCGCCTCGATGTAGAGCGTCTCCTTCTCGACGGTGACGGTCTCCGTCTCGGGTTCGCCCTCGTCGTCCTCGTCGTCGCTCTCGACGACCTGCTCTTCCTCGACCTCGTCGGTCTGGATGTGCATGTCGAGGTCGATGTCGAGGAACATGCCGAGCAGGCCCTGTGCGCGCTCGAGTTTGTCGTCGACGACGTCGAGAATCTCGTACTCGTACTCGATGTTCTCGCCGGCCAGCGGGTGGTTGAAGTCGACGCGGGCGCGCCCGCCGACGATGGTCTCGAGGTAGCCCTGCTCGCCGTCGATCTGGACCTGCGCGCCGGGGTAGCGGTCGTCGTCGGGAATCTTGTCGGCGGTGATGGTCCTGACCTGCTCGCGGTCGTACTCGCCGAAGGCCTCCTCTGCGGAGACGGTGACGCTGCCGGAGTCGCCGACCTCCTTGCCCTTGATGTCCTCCTCGACGGAGCCGAAGATGTGGCCCGCCCCGAGGACGATGACGCGGGGTTCGAACTCGCCCTGGTCGCCGACGTCTTCCTCGTCTGCGACCTCCTGGTCGGTCGTGTCGACGAGCTGGTCGTCCTCGACGGTGCGCGCCGTATAGGCGATACGGACGAAGTCGCCGTCCTGCAGTCCCGTCTCCTCGGTCTCTTCGGCTTCGGCCGCCGCTGCCTCCTCGGCCGCGTCGGCCTCGGATTCGTTCTCGGCCGCCTCGGATTCGTCACTCATACCAGACACCTCCTCCCGACGCACCCTTAATTACCACGCTTCCGCCCTCACGTTGGATGGGCGACCCATGCGAACACCTGACAGTCGGTCCCGCCGAGCGCTTCCGACCCGCGTGGACGAGGCGCGTCTCGGGTGGGCGGGTACCGTTCGCCGGTGGAGAACGGCCGGAAAAGCAGTCAAACGGGTCGGCGGTCTCACCGCGTCGACCCGGTCGGGCGGGTTACCGCCCGGTGTCGTCGTCGCCCGGCGTCATCTTCTCGAGTCGCTGGGCGATGCCCCGCCCGCGGAGGTAGCTCGCGAAGGCGAGGATGGTCGGCGGCCAGAGGCCGACGAACAGGCCGTGTTCGCGCCTGCCCCGTCCGTAGAACAGGAACCACGCCAGGAGGACCGACCCGGCGGCCCCGAGGAGGGCGATGTCGGCCCCGTACTCTTCCGACTCGCGCATCCCGGTCTTCCGACCGAACTTCCGCACGGACTCGGTCATCCCCGACGTCCGGCCGGAC
Proteins encoded:
- a CDS encoding MinD/ParA family ATP-binding protein, with the translated sequence MLAVVGGKGGVGKTTTTLGVARALGRAGRRAVAVDADRDAPNLARVADVDSGDGPGRSREHVESAASAVDALAAGASVGAVATPGPDHPEVLVVPGGPAPSSAYRDALCRVRAHDGPVVVDCPAGAGRDVALPLGLADRALVVSTSRPAALRDAAKTAAMADALDTPLVGAVLTRCRAVPDGVGALLGGVPVTAIPPVADPLGSRAVAATYRRVTHRFSRHKG
- a CDS encoding FKBP-type peptidyl-prolyl cis-trans isomerase, whose product is MSDESEAAENESEADAAEEAAAAEAEETEETGLQDGDFVRIAYTARTVEDDQLVDTTDQEVADEEDVGDQGEFEPRVIVLGAGHIFGSVEEDIKGKEVGDSGSVTVSAEEAFGEYDREQVRTITADKIPDDDRYPGAQVQIDGEQGYLETIVGGRARVDFNHPLAGENIEYEYEILDVVDDKLERAQGLLGMFLDIDLDMHIQTDEVEEEQVVESDDEDDEGEPETETVTVEKETLYIEATPQLTMNQQWMFQKQQIAQQVMDRVDLDRVIIQETIDGSGMGMMGGMGGMMGGMGGAGGEDIEEALEDADVDTDEILDELDEE
- a CDS encoding RAD55 family ATPase; the encoded protein is MRDRLPTGVDVLDRKLDGGIPAGSTVALCAEPASQAELLLHELTATRGTLYITLGRTEEAVADSIANSSTRTGEPTIRHVSGDAPIDNAAKLVSALPEASNLIVDPVDVLERESHDRYRNFLNELQNHIHNTQGLAILHCLAGNHLPQGRDTTRHMADVVFDLETRVGSDSIENRLTVPKFRGGRALTDVVKLELADSVAIDTSRDIA
- the pyrB gene encoding aspartate carbamoyltransferase, which codes for MRHDHLISAKQLSRDDIETVLDRAAAIDGGEVTPETDGVLGLLFFEPSTRTKMSFDAAMKRLGGNTVDMGSVESSSVKKGETLADTVRVVSGYADALVLRHPSEGAAKLASEFVDVPLINAGDGAGQHPTQTLLDLYTMRENAGLDDLTVGIMGDLKYGRTVHSLASALTNFDARQHFVSPESLRLPRSVRYDLHEAGAQVREHTDLDAILPELDVLYVTRIQRERFPDENEYRQVAGEYRIDAETLEAAREDLVVMHPLPRVDEIAPEVDATTHAKYFEQAHNGVPVRMALLDLLLKSGGEGDE
- the pyrI gene encoding aspartate carbamoyltransferase regulatory subunit codes for the protein MSEDADRELRVSKIRDGTVIDHVPGGNALKVLSILGIDGSGGETVSIGMNVPSGELGKKDIVKVEGRELSQDEVDVISLIAPMATINIVRDFEVEEKHRVDRPDRVTGVFTCPNANCISTAGEPVESVFDVLDEGVRCAYCDTIVREDIAAHVG
- a CDS encoding DUF7344 domain-containing protein codes for the protein MATRQPPAHTDARGAAYDLMANRRRRHVLAYLRGHPHEDIAIDDLTSRVIARELMDGDGPVDPESVSATLHHVHLPKLADAGLIEYDADAHVVYTPPLDDATPDADPGVFFEGHSA